A stretch of Brassica napus cultivar Da-Ae chromosome C6, Da-Ae, whole genome shotgun sequence DNA encodes these proteins:
- the BNAC06G43130D gene encoding uncharacterized protein BNAC06G43130D isoform X2 yields the protein MVKVTDGHKRIIAYKTITQTGTRLISLPILTASDETLFSEKKNIRIYPTKGEMAKQRRVLSVSSNRTRVSPYPLRSSRTKKEKEPELPIQTEGPSQWEDVRCVICQEPPHNAVLLRCSSSSTGCRAYMCDTSARHSNCFKQYRAKNRNRLTKAFNCPYCRGEVQETMKVSGAMRYLNAKPRGCAFEGCVFSGSYSQLKNHLKAEHPGFTGPVVDQRRHLAWEQMQRAAEYTEVMTAAGMPRNTLAAYPLIEVNGVAHDRMPFNLPPNPVIRLNINGVEHDQFPHNLPPNPMIRISISGVVRNLSLGVR from the exons ATGGTAAAAGTGACGGACGGGCACAAGAGAATAATAGCTTATAAAACGATCACACAAACAGGCACTCGCTTGATATCTCTCCCCATCCTCACCGCTTCAGACGAAACTCTcttctctgaaaaaaaaaacataagaatttATCCGACCAAAG GAGAGATGGCTAAGCAGAGACGTGTATTGTCAGTTTCAAGCAACAGGACCAGAGTATCACCGTACCCACTTCGCTCTTCAAGGaccaagaaagagaaagaacctGAGCTGCCTATCCAGACAGAAGGTCCAAGCCAATGGGAAGATGTCCGGTGCGTAATCTGCCAGGAACCGCCGCACAACGCCGTCCTCCTGCGCTGCTCTTCCTCCTCAACCGGATGCCGTGCCTACATGTGCGACACGAGCGCTCGCCACTCCAACTGTTTCAAGCAGTACCGCGCAAAAAACAGGAACCGCTTGACCAAGGCCTTCAACTGTCCTTACTGCAGAGGAGAGGTCCAGGAGACGATGAAGGTGTCTGGCGCGATGAGATATCTGAACGCTAAACCGAGAGGCTGCGCTTTCGAGGGCTGTGTCTTCTCAGGGAGCTATTCGCAGCTTAAGAACCACTTGAAAGCTGAGCACCCTGGCTTCACCGGACCCGTGGTGGACCAGAGGAGACATTTGGCGTGGGAGCAGATGCAGAGAGCTGCGGAGTACACTGAAGTGATGACTGCAGCTGGTATGCCCCGTAATACTCTTGCTGCTTATCCGTTGATTGAGGTGAATGGAGTAGCGCATGACCGTATGCCATTTAATCTTCCTCCAAATCCGGTGATTCGTCTCAACATCAATGGAGTGGAGCATGATCAGTTTCCGCACAATCTTCCTCCTAATCCGATGATTCGTATTAGTATCAGTGGAGTGGTGCGTAACCTTTCTTTGGGGGTCAGGTAA
- the LOC106351476 gene encoding uncharacterized protein LOC106351476: MYQEAALLLALLCVSSNVAVSAPIRDGLLPNGNFEIGPKPSQLKGSVVKERNAVAHWDMTGFVEYIKAGQKQDDMVLVVPEGSSAVRLGNDASISQKISVRSGRLYSITFSAARTCAQDERLNISVTHESGVIPIQTMYGSDGWDSYSWAFKAGGPQIVIRIHKPGHEEHPACGPLIDAVAIKALFPPRFSGYNLIKNGNFEEGPYVFPTAKWGVLIPPFIEDDNSPLPGWIIESLKAVKYVDKAHFFVPEGHRAIELVGGKESAVSQIVRTSPNKFYALTFNVGDARDACEGPMAVEAFAGRGKTLVDYMSKGKGGFKQGRLVFKAVSARTRVTFLSTFYHMKNDHSGSLCGPVVDDVRLVAVKTLRG; the protein is encoded by the exons ATGTACCAAGAAGCCGCACTTCTCTTAGCGCTACTCTGCGTTTCTTCTAATGTCGCTGTGTCGGCTCCAATTCGCGACG GTTTATTACCAAACGGTAATTTCGAGATAGGTCCTAAACCGTCCCAACTGAAAGGATCTGTTGTTAAGGAACGAAACGCCGTGGCTCACTGGGACATGACCGGCTTCGTGGAATACATCAAAGCTGGTCAGAAACAAGACGACATGGTTTTGGTCGTACCGGAAGGCTCCTCCGCGGTCAGGTTAGGCAACGATGCCTCAATCTCCCAGAAAATATCCGTCCGATCAGGCCGTCTATACTCGATTACATTCAGCGCCGCTAGAACTTGCGCTCAGGACGAGCGGCTAAACATCTCCGTCACGCACGAGTCCGGTGTCATCCCTATCCAGACTATGTACGGTAGCGATGGCTGGGACTCGTACTCTTGGGCTTTTAAAGCTGGTGGACCCCAAATCGTGATCCGGATCCATAAACCGGGTCATGAGGAGCACCCGGCTTGTGGTCCGTTGATCGATGCCGTTGCTATCAAGGCTTTGTTCCCTCCCAGATTCTCCGGAT ataATCTGATAAAGAACGGGAACTTCGAGGAAGGACCTTACGTGTTTCCCACGGCAAAGTGGGGAGTACTGATACCACCTTTCATCGAGGACGATAACAGCCCTTTGCCTGGATGGATTATCGAGTCTCTCAAGGCCGTTAAGTACGTGGACAAGGCACACTTTTTCGTCCCTGAGGGACACAGAGCCATCGAGCTTGTTGGAGGCAAAGAGAGTGCCGTTTCTCAGATCGTGAGGACGTCACCCAACAAATTCTACGCCCTCACTTTCAACGTTGGAGACGCCAGGGACGCTTGCGAGGGACCCATGGCAGTGGAGGCGTTCGCTGGACGGGGAAAGACCCTGGTGGACTACATGTCTAAGGGGAAAGGCGGGTTTAAACAGGGAAGGCTTGTGTTCAAGGCGGTGTCGGCCAGGACTCGAGTCACTTTCCTCAGCACGTTTTACCATATGAAGAATGATCACTCTGGCTCGCTATGTGGTCCGGTCGTCGACGACGTAAGGCTGGTGGCGGTTAAGACACTCCGAGGTTGA
- the BNAC06G43130D gene encoding uncharacterized protein BNAC06G43130D isoform X1 yields MVKVTDGHKRIIAYKTITQTGTRLISLPILTASDETLFSEKKNIRIYPTKAGEMAKQRRVLSVSSNRTRVSPYPLRSSRTKKEKEPELPIQTEGPSQWEDVRCVICQEPPHNAVLLRCSSSSTGCRAYMCDTSARHSNCFKQYRAKNRNRLTKAFNCPYCRGEVQETMKVSGAMRYLNAKPRGCAFEGCVFSGSYSQLKNHLKAEHPGFTGPVVDQRRHLAWEQMQRAAEYTEVMTAAGMPRNTLAAYPLIEVNGVAHDRMPFNLPPNPVIRLNINGVEHDQFPHNLPPNPMIRISISGVVRNLSLGVR; encoded by the exons ATGGTAAAAGTGACGGACGGGCACAAGAGAATAATAGCTTATAAAACGATCACACAAACAGGCACTCGCTTGATATCTCTCCCCATCCTCACCGCTTCAGACGAAACTCTcttctctgaaaaaaaaaacataagaatttATCCGACCAAAG CAGGAGAGATGGCTAAGCAGAGACGTGTATTGTCAGTTTCAAGCAACAGGACCAGAGTATCACCGTACCCACTTCGCTCTTCAAGGaccaagaaagagaaagaacctGAGCTGCCTATCCAGACAGAAGGTCCAAGCCAATGGGAAGATGTCCGGTGCGTAATCTGCCAGGAACCGCCGCACAACGCCGTCCTCCTGCGCTGCTCTTCCTCCTCAACCGGATGCCGTGCCTACATGTGCGACACGAGCGCTCGCCACTCCAACTGTTTCAAGCAGTACCGCGCAAAAAACAGGAACCGCTTGACCAAGGCCTTCAACTGTCCTTACTGCAGAGGAGAGGTCCAGGAGACGATGAAGGTGTCTGGCGCGATGAGATATCTGAACGCTAAACCGAGAGGCTGCGCTTTCGAGGGCTGTGTCTTCTCAGGGAGCTATTCGCAGCTTAAGAACCACTTGAAAGCTGAGCACCCTGGCTTCACCGGACCCGTGGTGGACCAGAGGAGACATTTGGCGTGGGAGCAGATGCAGAGAGCTGCGGAGTACACTGAAGTGATGACTGCAGCTGGTATGCCCCGTAATACTCTTGCTGCTTATCCGTTGATTGAGGTGAATGGAGTAGCGCATGACCGTATGCCATTTAATCTTCCTCCAAATCCGGTGATTCGTCTCAACATCAATGGAGTGGAGCATGATCAGTTTCCGCACAATCTTCCTCCTAATCCGATGATTCGTATTAGTATCAGTGGAGTGGTGCGTAACCTTTCTTTGGGGGTCAGGTAA
- the LOC106347023 gene encoding 26S proteasome non-ATPase regulatory subunit 14, translating to MALTCVNMSEDVWLTCLTHALSTETEEIMGLLLGDIQYSKNGSATAMIWGASPQSRSDRQKDRVETNPEQLAAASAQAERMSISTGRTTRVIGWYHSHPHITVLPSHVDVRTQAMYQLLDSGFIGLIFSCFSEDANKIGRIQVIAFQSSDGNPNTPPKSTSLVLSNKDSVIDLESSLSSSDSVYQSSSSARGGNPDQDATDTASSSGPKGGGRVSDFGDFFVNNAEAKATGTSGNYSSAVEIDSMDMSESMQEAMLRSNLETSGVGYVKKEVPLHVLPTSSLLQLNSPLASYKDLQRVLYEEERAAYHQSVLQSMRNGKVHPLAFIHNTSTYQASMCKLIEYCLSPAVNALQDRLRENKIRLAMLVSEAEALEAQKLKGPETSGGTSRLVHGSGSRSRRGS from the exons ATGGCTCTGACATGCGTGAATATGTCGGAGGATGTGTGGTTAACTTGCCTGACTCACGCATTGTCCACCGAGACCGAAGAGATCATGGGGCTCCTCCTCGGCGACATCCAG TACTCGAAGAACGGAAGCGCTACGGCTATGATATGGGGAGCATCGCCGCAGTCAAGGTCTGATAGGCAGAAGGATCGAGTCGAGACCAACCCTGAACAGCTGGCTGCTGCTTCTGCTCAGGCTGag AGAATGAGCATATCAACGGGCAGAACAACGCGTGTGATTGGATGGTATCACTCCCATCCTCATATCACCGTCCTTCCTTCCCATGTCG ATGTTCGGACACAAGCAATGTATCAGCTTCTTGATTCTGGTTTTATTGGTCTCATTTTCTCCTGTTTTAGTGAAGATGCTAACAAG ATTGGTAGAATTCAAGTTATCGCTTTCCAGTCCTCTGATGGGAACCCCAACACTCCTCCTAAATCAACGAGCCTGGTTCTTTCTAATAAAGACTCTGTCATCGACCTAGAGTCCTCTTTAAGCTCTTCAGATTCAGTATACCAGAGTTCCTCTTCTGCTCGTGGAGGCAATCCTGACCAAGACGCAACTGATACAGCTTCATCTTCCGGACCTAAG GGTGGGGGACGAGTTTCAGATTTTGGGGATTTCTTTGTTAACAATGCTGAGGCCAAAGCCACCGGGACGAGTGGAAACTACAGCTCAGCTGTGGAAATTGATTCAATGGACATGTCTGAAAGCATGCAAGAAGCCATGCTCCGTTCCAACTTGGAAACTAg TGGTGTGGGGTACGTTAAGAAAGAAGTTCCGCTTCATGTTTTGCCGACTTCATCACTTCTTCAGCTCAATTCACCTTTAGCCTCTTATAAAGATCTGCAACGAGTGCTCTACGAGGAGGAACGAGCAGCGTACCACCAATCAGTCCTGCAAAGCATGAG AAATGGGAAAGTTCATCCCCTTGCTTTCATTCACAACACGTCGACGTATCAGGCTTCCATGTGCAAGCTGATCGAATACTG ctTGAGTCCTGCGGTTAACGCACTTCAAGATAGGCTGAGGGAAAACAAGATCCGG TTAGCAATGCTGGTGAGTGAAGCTGAGGCTCTGGAAGCACAGAAACTTAAAGGACCGGAAACGAGTGGAGGGACATCTCGTTTGGTTCATGGTTCTGGCAGCCGAAGCAGAAGAGGATCCTAG